Proteins co-encoded in one Arachis stenosperma cultivar V10309 chromosome 7, arast.V10309.gnm1.PFL2, whole genome shotgun sequence genomic window:
- the LOC130939686 gene encoding uncharacterized protein LOC130939686 — translation MANPNHISRQVLANFINRMTGNLREWVRNLSEYEKLQLINGTSSQFLGMIHQEFLGDITIIQKRNSQEYFEMNCCSLNRKDLEKHYKKMAAKYYPLGGNNNPPLKQVFIASLPDELQPELHRMMMALCKKVATTTIGEIYQLALAALDKLCEQQQMFKQLSKNSSKLKGACNKSYLKIKCKEPGSECKPKKKTHWQSPTKTFHQKAFRRGRRKQKYYYFKRRKPQTKSNRCFICGKQGHFAKSCPHKTKKEIKILQSLMDAASIEDEEDLESVLEEQEVKDGETEYVFQDSDSEEDLPPKRSILSISYFAPP, via the coding sequence ATGGCTAATCCAAACCATATAAGCAGACAAGTCCTTGCAAATTTCATAAATCGGATGACTGGCAACCTCCGAGAATGGGTGAGAAACCTGTCTGAGTATGAAAAACTCCAGCTCATCAATGGTACCTCTTCACAGTTTTTAGGAATGATACACCAAGAATTCCTGGGAGACATTACAATCATTCAGAAGAGGAATTCTCAAGAATACTTTGAAATGAATTGTTGTTCACTCAACAGAAAGGACTTGGAgaaacactacaagaaaatggcTGCTAAATATTATCCTCTAGGAGGAAATAATAATCCGCCACTTAAACAAGTCTTTATCGCATCCTTGCCAGATGAACTCCAGCCAGAGCTACACCGAATGATGATGGCTCTTTGCAAGAAAGTGGCTACCACTACCATTGGAGAAATATACCAATTGGCTCTAGCCGCTCTTGACAAATTGTGCGAACAACAACAAATGTTCAAACAGCTCAGCAAAAACTCGAGCAAACTCAAAGGAGCATGCAATAAATCTTATTTGAAGATCAAATGCAAGGAGCCAGGCAGTGAATGCAAGCCAAAGAAAAAGACTCATTGGCAATCGCCAACCAAAACATTCCACCAAAAGGCTTTTAGAAGGGGAAGGAGGAAGCAAAAATACTATTATTTCAAGAGAAGAAAGCCCCAAACTAAGTCAAACAGATGTTTCATCTGTGGAAAACAAGGACATTTTGCTAAATCGTGTCCCCACAAGACAAAAAAGGAGATAAAAATACTTCAGTCCTTAATGGATGCAGCTTCcattgaagatgaagaagatcTTGAATCAGTTCTTGAAGAACAAGAAGTTAAAGATGGAGAAACTGAATATGTTTTCCAAGACTCTGATTCAGAAGAAGACCTTCCACCAAAAAGGTCAATCCTTTCTATATCCTACTTTGCACCACCATAG